Proteins encoded together in one Miscanthus floridulus cultivar M001 chromosome 16, ASM1932011v1, whole genome shotgun sequence window:
- the LOC136513077 gene encoding B-box zinc finger protein 22-like — protein MKVLCSACEAAEASVLCCADDDALCARCDREVHAANRLAGKHQRLPLLAPGGQSAAAVSPPKCDICQECDAYFFCLEDRALLCRSCDVAVHTANAFVSAHRRFLLTGVQVGQELELDELSREQPEASPPPPSKSEPAPPPLYSESDYGWAAGADGATGSLADWSAVEEEFDSPAPRLAEAAPRATPKRSPRAPAPVFGAGQGRVAGGVMDWPLGEFFRGVSDFNGGGFSFGESGTSKADSGKLGGSAGGSPYYRSSSEDRDANELFGQVPEIQWSVPALPSPPTASGLYWQHGGPDSTAFVPDICSPDGGAVRCFPTADGAAKRQRNR, from the exons ATGAAGGTGCTGTGCAGCGCCTgcgaggcggcggaggcgagcGTCCTCTGCTGCGCCGACGACGACGCACTCTGCGCGCGCTGCGACCGAGAGGTCCACGCCGCCAACCGATTGGCAGGCAAACACCAGCGCCTGCCCCTCCTCGCCCCCGGCGGCCAAAGTGCCGCCGCCGTGTCGCCGCCCAAGTGCGACATATGCCAG GAATGCGACGCCTACTTCTTCTGCCTGGAGGACCGCGCGCTGCTCTGCCGTAGCTGCGACGTCGCCGTGCACACCGCCAACGCCTTCGTCTCGGCGCACCGTCGCTTCCTGTTAACCGGCGTCCAGGTCGGTCAGGAACTCGAGCTGGACGAGCTCTCCCGGGAGCAGCCAGAGGCGTCGCCTCCCCCGCCGTCGAAGAGcgagccggcgccgccgccgctctacAGCGAGAGCGACTACGGCTGGGCTGCTGGCGCCGACGGCGCTACCGGGAGCCTCGCGGACTGGTCGGCCGTGGAGGAGGAGTTCGACTCCCCTGCCCCGCGCCTCGCGGAGGCCGCTCCCAGGGCCACGCCGAAGCGGAGCCcgcgggcgccggcgccggtTTTCGGTGCCGGACAGGGACGCGTCGCTGGCGGGGTCATGGATTGGCCCCTGGGCGAGTTCTTCCGCGGCGTTAGCGACTTCAACGGCGGCGGCTTCAGCTTCGGCGAGAGCGGCACCTCCAAG GCGGACAGCGGGAAGCTCGGGGGCAGCGCGGGTGGCTCCCCGTACTACCGCTCGTCGTCGGAGGACCGGGACGCCAACGAGCTGTTCGGCCAGGTGCCGGAGATCCAGTGGTCGGTGCCGGCGCTGCCCTCCCCGCCGACGGCCTCCGGCCTCTACTGGCAGCACGGCGGGCCCGACAGCACCGCCTTCGTGCCGGACATCTGCTCCCCGGACGGCGGCGCCGTCCGCTGCTTCCCAACCGCCGATGGCGCCGCGAAGCGCCAGAGGAACCGCTAG